A stretch of the Streptomyces venezuelae genome encodes the following:
- a CDS encoding SDR family oxidoreductase has product MVYQGNDSGKVALITGASRGIGYGIAEALVARGDRVCITGRNEETLKEAVEQLGADRVIGVPGKAHDEAHQAVAVERTMEAFGRVDFLVNNAGTNPVFGPIADLDLGVARKVFETNVISALGFAQRTWHAWQKDHGGAIVNIASIAGVSASPFIGAYGMSKAAMVNLTLQLAHEMAPGVRVNAIAPAVVKTKFAQALYEGREAEAAAAYPLGRLGVPSDIGGAAAFLTSAQAEWITGQTLVVDGGMFLNAGVH; this is encoded by the coding sequence ATGGTGTACCAAGGCAACGACAGCGGCAAGGTCGCACTGATCACCGGGGCGAGCCGGGGGATCGGCTACGGCATCGCCGAGGCGCTGGTCGCCCGCGGCGACCGGGTCTGCATCACCGGCCGGAACGAGGAGACCCTCAAGGAGGCCGTCGAGCAGCTCGGTGCCGACCGGGTCATCGGGGTGCCCGGGAAGGCGCACGACGAGGCCCACCAGGCCGTCGCCGTCGAGCGCACGATGGAGGCCTTCGGGCGGGTGGATTTCCTGGTCAACAACGCCGGCACCAATCCGGTCTTCGGCCCCATCGCCGACCTGGACCTCGGGGTCGCGCGCAAGGTCTTCGAGACCAATGTGATCTCCGCGCTCGGCTTCGCCCAGCGCACCTGGCACGCGTGGCAGAAGGACCACGGCGGGGCGATCGTGAACATCGCCTCCATCGCCGGGGTCTCCGCCTCGCCGTTCATCGGCGCGTACGGGATGAGCAAGGCCGCCATGGTCAATCTCACCCTGCAGCTCGCGCACGAGATGGCGCCGGGGGTGCGGGTGAACGCGATCGCCCCCGCGGTGGTCAAGACGAAGTTCGCCCAGGCGCTCTACGAGGGCCGCGAGGCCGAGGCCGCGGCGGCCTATCCGCTGGGCCGGCTCGGGGTGCCCTCCGACATCGGCGGGGCCGCTGCATTCCTCACCTCGGCACAAGCGGAATGGATCACAGGTCAGACACTTGTTGTTGATGGGGGAATGTTTCTCAATGCCGGAGTTCACTAA
- a CDS encoding ABC transporter substrate-binding protein: MFNRTRCLQITAALASISLLAGCGLISGDGGEDGKRIVVGTTSAPSTLDPAAAWDGSWELYRNVYQTLLAFPTGSLKPQPDAAQSCEFTDSVNESYRCTLRKGLKFSNGEPLDSKAVKHSFDRIRTINSKVGPKDLFGSLDKIETPDAQTVVFHLKASDATFPYVLGSPAASLVAPKDYPADKLREDGKITGSGPYVLDEYVDKEKAELSSYADYQGFAQRRNDGVTIRYFDDSGKMVASLKDKKIDATYRGLTADEIKELQSPASRDLGLQVVANVGAEIRYLVFNPKDPVVRQLPVRQAIAQVIDRGTLISEVYQGTAEPLYSMVPKGVLGHKTPFFDKFAHPDIPKAKKLLKDAGIQTPVDLNFFYTTDRYGSSTEAEFKELKRQLEESGLFKVSLQGKPWKEFQAGYKNGQYPVFGRGWFPDFPDPDNFIAPFVGKENAVGTPYEPPAIINDLLPKSRRSGDRSAVSSQFEEAQKIFADDVRLLPLWQGKLYVASGEDIAGTERALDPQTAMQMWELYRKTSW, from the coding sequence GTGTTCAACCGGACCAGATGCCTGCAGATCACTGCGGCCCTTGCGTCCATATCCCTGCTTGCCGGCTGCGGGCTGATCTCGGGCGACGGGGGAGAGGACGGCAAGCGGATTGTCGTCGGCACGACGAGCGCACCCAGCACGCTCGATCCGGCGGCGGCCTGGGACGGCTCGTGGGAGCTGTACCGGAACGTCTACCAGACCCTTCTCGCATTCCCCACCGGCAGCCTCAAGCCGCAGCCGGACGCCGCACAGAGCTGCGAGTTCACCGACTCCGTCAACGAGTCCTACCGCTGCACGCTCCGCAAGGGCCTCAAGTTCTCCAACGGCGAGCCGCTGGACTCCAAGGCGGTCAAGCACTCCTTCGACCGCATCCGGACGATCAACTCCAAGGTCGGTCCCAAGGACCTGTTCGGCAGCCTGGACAAGATCGAGACCCCGGACGCGCAGACGGTCGTCTTCCACCTGAAGGCCTCCGACGCGACCTTCCCCTACGTGCTCGGCTCCCCGGCCGCCTCCCTGGTGGCACCCAAGGACTACCCGGCCGACAAGCTCCGCGAGGACGGGAAGATCACCGGCTCCGGGCCGTACGTCCTGGACGAGTACGTGGACAAGGAAAAGGCGGAGCTCAGCAGCTACGCCGACTACCAGGGCTTCGCGCAGCGCCGGAACGACGGGGTCACCATCCGGTACTTCGACGACTCCGGAAAGATGGTGGCTTCCCTCAAGGACAAGAAGATCGACGCCACCTACCGCGGTCTGACCGCCGACGAGATCAAGGAACTGCAGAGCCCGGCCTCGCGCGATCTCGGCCTCCAGGTGGTCGCCAACGTCGGTGCCGAGATCCGCTACCTGGTCTTCAACCCCAAGGACCCGGTCGTCCGCCAGCTGCCGGTGCGCCAGGCCATCGCCCAGGTCATCGACCGCGGCACGCTGATCTCGGAGGTCTACCAGGGCACCGCCGAGCCGCTGTACTCGATGGTCCCCAAGGGCGTACTGGGCCACAAGACGCCGTTCTTCGACAAGTTCGCCCACCCCGACATCCCCAAGGCCAAGAAGCTCCTGAAGGACGCCGGCATCCAGACCCCGGTCGACCTGAACTTCTTCTACACCACCGACCGGTACGGCTCCTCCACCGAGGCGGAGTTCAAGGAGCTCAAGCGCCAGCTCGAGGAGAGCGGCCTGTTCAAGGTCAGCCTCCAGGGCAAGCCCTGGAAGGAGTTCCAGGCCGGCTACAAGAACGGCCAGTACCCCGTCTTCGGGCGCGGCTGGTTCCCCGACTTCCCGGACCCGGACAACTTCATCGCGCCGTTCGTCGGCAAGGAGAACGCCGTCGGTACGCCGTACGAGCCCCCGGCGATCATCAACGACCTGCTGCCCAAGTCCCGCCGCTCCGGCGACCGCTCGGCCGTCAGCAGCCAGTTCGAGGAAGCACAGAAGATCTTCGCCGACGACGTGCGGCTGCTGCCGCTGTGGCAGGGCAAGCTGTACGTGGCCTCCGGCGAGGACATCGCGGGCACCGAGCGTGCGCTCGACCCGCAGACCGCCATGCAGATGTGGGAGCTGTACCGCAAGACCAGCTGGTAG
- a CDS encoding uracil-DNA glycosylase, translating to MLPESWLPVLGGELDKPYFKELAEFVELERAKGPVYPPQEQVFAALEATPYDRVKVLVLGQDPYHGAGQGHGLCFSVRPGVKTPPSLRNIYKEMQAELGTPIPDNGYLMPWAEQGVLLLNAVLTVREAEPNSHKGKGWEKFTDAVIRAVAERPDPAVFVLWGAYAQKKLPLIDETRHVVVKGAHPSPLSAKKFFGSRPFTQINEAVAAQGHEPIDWRIPDLG from the coding sequence ATGCTGCCCGAATCCTGGCTGCCCGTCCTGGGCGGGGAACTGGACAAGCCCTACTTCAAGGAGCTCGCCGAGTTCGTCGAGCTGGAGCGGGCCAAGGGGCCGGTCTACCCGCCGCAGGAGCAGGTCTTCGCCGCCCTGGAGGCCACGCCGTACGACCGGGTCAAGGTCCTGGTGCTCGGCCAGGACCCGTACCACGGCGCCGGTCAGGGCCACGGCCTGTGCTTCTCGGTCCGCCCCGGGGTGAAGACCCCGCCCTCGCTGCGCAACATCTACAAGGAGATGCAGGCCGAGCTGGGCACGCCCATCCCCGACAACGGCTATCTGATGCCGTGGGCCGAGCAGGGCGTGCTGCTGCTCAACGCGGTGCTCACGGTCCGCGAGGCCGAGCCCAACTCGCACAAGGGCAAGGGCTGGGAGAAGTTCACCGACGCCGTGATCCGCGCGGTGGCCGAGCGGCCCGACCCGGCCGTGTTCGTGCTGTGGGGCGCCTACGCCCAGAAGAAGCTGCCGCTGATCGACGAGACCCGGCACGTGGTCGTCAAGGGTGCCCACCCCTCGCCGCTCTCCGCGAAGAAGTTCTTCGGCTCCCGGCCCTTCACCCAGATCAACGAGGCGGTGGCGGCCCAGGGCCACGAGCCGATCGACTGGCGGATCCCCGACCTCGGCTGA
- a CDS encoding DinB family protein — protein sequence MISSEHERPEPSTTAGEREMLEGWLDYHRATLALKCRGLDEDQLRRAALPPSELTLLGLVRHMAEVERWWFREVTLGLDLPELYSTRDDVDGDFHFGPEDTWADADRVWRAEIEEARAAAAGRSLDSLSEAEHPRRKERFNLRWVYTHMIEEYARHNGHADLLREQIDGATGA from the coding sequence ATGATCTCTTCTGAACACGAACGTCCCGAGCCGTCCACCACCGCAGGCGAGCGGGAGATGCTGGAGGGCTGGCTGGACTACCACCGGGCCACCCTCGCCCTGAAGTGCCGGGGGCTGGACGAGGACCAGCTGCGGCGGGCCGCCCTGCCGCCCTCCGAGCTGACCCTGCTGGGCCTGGTCCGGCACATGGCGGAGGTGGAGCGCTGGTGGTTCCGGGAGGTGACGCTGGGGCTCGACCTGCCCGAGCTGTACTCGACCCGGGACGATGTGGACGGCGACTTCCACTTCGGGCCGGAGGACACCTGGGCGGACGCCGACCGGGTGTGGCGGGCGGAGATCGAGGAGGCCCGGGCCGCGGCGGCCGGCCGCTCGCTGGACTCGCTGTCGGAGGCGGAGCACCCGCGCCGCAAGGAGCGGTTCAACCTGCGCTGGGTCTACACCCACATGATCGAGGAGTACGCCCGCCACAACGGCCACGCGGACCTGCTGCGGGAGCAGATAGACGGGGCAACCGGCGCGTAG
- a CDS encoding Gfo/Idh/MocA family protein encodes MKVACIGLGDIAQKAYLPVLTARPGIELHLQTRNPAVLAEVGDRYAVPAARRHGSLDSLLAAGPDAAFVHAATPAHPEIVTRLLEAGIATYVDKPLAYAYEDSRRLVELAEERGVSLAVGFNRRYAPGYAQCADHPRDLIVMQKNRVGLPEDPRTLVLDDFIHVVDTLRFLLPGEADHIDVRARIRDGLMHQVVLQMSGDGFTALGIMNRLSGSTEEILEVSGQDTKRQVVNLAEIVDHRGQPTVRRRGDWVPVARQRGIEQVADAFLEAVAAGRPLSARDALLTHELCERVVLSALEQARS; translated from the coding sequence GTGAAGGTCGCATGCATCGGACTCGGTGACATCGCGCAGAAGGCGTACCTGCCGGTCCTCACGGCCCGCCCGGGCATCGAACTGCACCTCCAGACCCGCAACCCCGCCGTCCTGGCCGAAGTCGGCGACCGGTACGCCGTCCCGGCCGCCCGCCGCCACGGCAGCCTCGACTCCCTGCTCGCCGCGGGCCCGGACGCCGCCTTCGTGCACGCCGCCACCCCGGCCCACCCGGAGATCGTGACCAGGTTGCTGGAGGCGGGCATCGCCACGTACGTGGACAAGCCGCTCGCCTACGCCTACGAGGACTCCCGGCGGCTGGTCGAACTCGCCGAGGAGCGCGGGGTGTCCCTGGCGGTCGGCTTCAACCGGCGGTACGCCCCGGGCTATGCGCAGTGCGCCGACCACCCGCGCGACCTGATCGTCATGCAGAAGAACCGGGTCGGGCTGCCCGAGGACCCGCGCACCCTGGTGCTGGACGACTTCATCCACGTGGTGGACACCCTCCGCTTCCTGCTGCCCGGCGAGGCCGACCACATCGACGTCCGGGCCCGGATCAGGGACGGACTGATGCACCAGGTGGTGCTCCAGATGTCCGGCGACGGATTCACCGCGCTCGGCATCATGAACCGGCTCTCCGGCTCCACCGAGGAGATCCTGGAGGTCTCCGGCCAGGACACCAAGCGCCAGGTGGTCAACCTCGCGGAGATCGTCGACCACCGGGGCCAGCCCACCGTCCGGCGGCGCGGCGACTGGGTGCCGGTGGCCCGCCAGCGCGGGATCGAGCAGGTGGCCGACGCCTTCCTGGAGGCCGTCGCCGCGGGCCGGCCGCTGAGCGCCCGGGACGCCCTGCTCACTCACGAGCTGTGCGAGCGGGTGGTCCTGTCGGCTCTGGAGCAGGCTCGGTCATAA
- the lnt gene encoding apolipoprotein N-acyltransferase, with product MLTDRPDRSRWWRAAAAVPAGALPALAFPAPGLWWFAYVALVPWMLLLRGAASGRQAALEGWLGGAGFILAVHHWLLPSLHVFLLPLAALLGLLWIPWALLVRTLLGGSPGAGRAAAALVLVPAGWLLSELARSWEGLGGPWGLLGASQWQVPAVLRLASVGGVWLAGLLVVAVNCALVLLLAVPAARVPALAGLTGCAVLTGAVWLWAPRPDVSGGLRVAVVQPGVVGGADSVERRFDAGERLTRGLAGQRLDLVVWGESSVGADLATRPDLARRLAALSAEVGAPVLVNVDARRADRPGIYKSSVLVGPGGPTGARYDKMRLVPFGEYVPARSALGWVTSVGKAAGEDRRRGTTPVLMALPGRPAVAVGPLVCFESAFPDMSRRLVRDGAALLVAQSATSTFQDSWAPAQHASLAALRAAETGRPMVHATLTGISAVHGPSGERLGRPLPVTASTAEVYAVPLARGTTLSVRFGDWPVAVALTALTGYGLVLVAGRIRSRLTARLMTEPAPEPTGPPARTARE from the coding sequence ATGCTGACCGACCGGCCGGACCGGTCCCGGTGGTGGCGGGCCGCGGCTGCGGTGCCGGCCGGGGCCCTGCCCGCGCTCGCCTTTCCCGCACCGGGCCTGTGGTGGTTCGCGTACGTGGCCCTGGTGCCGTGGATGCTGCTGCTGCGGGGCGCGGCGAGCGGGCGGCAGGCCGCCCTGGAGGGCTGGCTGGGCGGGGCCGGGTTCATCCTGGCGGTGCACCACTGGCTGCTGCCGAGCCTCCATGTGTTCCTGCTGCCGCTGGCCGCGCTGCTGGGGCTGCTGTGGATCCCGTGGGCCCTGCTGGTACGGACGCTGCTCGGCGGGAGCCCGGGGGCGGGCCGGGCGGCGGCTGCGCTGGTGCTCGTACCGGCCGGCTGGCTGCTGTCCGAGCTGGCCCGGTCCTGGGAGGGGCTGGGCGGGCCGTGGGGGCTGCTGGGGGCCAGCCAGTGGCAGGTGCCGGCCGTGCTGCGGCTGGCCTCGGTGGGCGGGGTGTGGCTGGCCGGCCTGCTGGTGGTCGCGGTGAACTGTGCGCTGGTGCTGCTGCTGGCGGTGCCCGCGGCCCGAGTGCCCGCCCTGGCCGGGCTGACGGGCTGCGCCGTGCTGACCGGGGCGGTGTGGCTGTGGGCCCCCCGGCCGGACGTCTCGGGCGGGCTGCGGGTGGCGGTCGTCCAGCCCGGGGTGGTGGGCGGGGCCGACAGTGTGGAGCGGCGCTTCGACGCCGGGGAGCGGCTGACCCGGGGCCTGGCCGGGCAGCGGCTCGATCTGGTGGTGTGGGGCGAGAGCAGTGTCGGGGCGGATCTGGCGACCCGGCCCGACCTGGCCCGGCGGCTGGCGGCCCTGTCTGCGGAGGTGGGCGCTCCGGTGCTGGTGAACGTGGACGCCCGGCGGGCGGACCGGCCGGGGATCTACAAGTCCTCGGTGCTGGTCGGCCCGGGCGGCCCCACCGGCGCCCGCTACGACAAGATGCGGCTGGTGCCGTTCGGCGAGTACGTTCCGGCCCGGTCCGCGCTCGGCTGGGTCACCTCGGTGGGCAAGGCAGCCGGTGAGGACCGCCGGCGGGGCACCACCCCGGTGCTGATGGCACTGCCCGGCCGGCCCGCCGTCGCGGTCGGTCCGCTGGTCTGCTTCGAGTCCGCCTTCCCCGACATGAGCCGGCGGCTGGTCCGGGACGGCGCCGCCCTGCTGGTCGCCCAGTCGGCGACCTCCACCTTCCAGGACAGCTGGGCTCCGGCCCAGCACGCCTCGCTGGCCGCGCTGCGGGCCGCCGAGACCGGCCGGCCCATGGTGCACGCCACCCTGACCGGCATCAGCGCCGTGCACGGCCCGTCCGGGGAGCGCCTGGGCCGTCCGCTGCCGGTCACGGCGAGCACCGCCGAGGTGTACGCCGTGCCGCTCGCCCGGGGGACCACGCTCTCCGTCCGCTTCGGGGACTGGCCGGTGGCCGTCGCCCTGACCGCCCTCACCGGGTACGGCCTGGTGCTGGTGGCCGGGCGGATCCGGTCCCGGCTCACGGCCCGGCTTATGACCGAGCCTGCTCCAGAGCCGACAGGACCACCCGCTCGCACAGCTCGTGAGTGA
- a CDS encoding nuclear transport factor 2 family protein: MTQRVDLATVMDRLAVDEVITGYAVAVDDGDWAAYKALFVPGGRADYRSAGGIEGAAGEVADWLAETMKLFPVRQHLIVNRRVALEDLGGSPGDRAEVRADFVNPMRLTAGAADGEAAGEAADGGVTAPNFVAAGRYTFGLVRTSEGWRLSSVTVHEKWRHLSG, encoded by the coding sequence ATGACGCAGCGTGTGGACCTGGCGACGGTAATGGACCGGCTGGCCGTGGACGAGGTGATCACCGGGTACGCCGTCGCCGTGGACGACGGCGACTGGGCGGCGTACAAGGCCCTGTTCGTACCCGGCGGGCGGGCCGACTACCGCTCGGCCGGCGGGATCGAGGGTGCCGCCGGGGAGGTGGCGGACTGGCTGGCGGAGACCATGAAGCTGTTCCCGGTCCGCCAGCACCTGATCGTCAACCGGCGGGTGGCCCTGGAGGACCTCGGCGGTTCGCCGGGCGACCGGGCGGAGGTGCGCGCCGATTTCGTGAACCCGATGCGGCTGACGGCGGGCGCGGCGGACGGCGAGGCCGCCGGCGAGGCGGCGGACGGCGGTGTCACGGCGCCGAATTTCGTGGCCGCCGGCCGGTACACCTTCGGCCTCGTCCGCACCTCCGAGGGCTGGCGGCTGTCCTCGGTCACGGTCCACGAGAAGTGGCGCCACCTGTCCGGCTGA
- a CDS encoding undecaprenyl-diphosphate phosphatase, which yields MSWFESLILGLVQGLTEFLPISSSAHLRLTAAFAGWEDPGAAFTAITQIGTETAVLIYFRKDIMRIVSAWCRSLTNKSMRSDHDAQMGWLVIVGSIPIGVLGVTLKDQIEGPFRDLRLIATTLIVMGIVLGIADRLAARDEAGGRHRAIRERKTLKELGVKDGLIFGVCQAMALIPGVSRSGATISGGLLMGYTREAAARYSFLLAIPAVLASGAYELKDASEGHVSWGPTIFATVIAFVVGYAVIAWFMKFITTKSFMPFVIYRILLGIVLFVLVGTDVLSPHAGESGH from the coding sequence ATGAGCTGGTTCGAATCCCTAATCCTCGGTCTCGTCCAGGGGCTTACGGAGTTTCTCCCGATCTCTTCCAGCGCCCACCTGCGGCTGACCGCGGCGTTCGCCGGCTGGGAAGACCCGGGTGCGGCCTTCACCGCCATCACGCAGATCGGCACCGAGACCGCGGTGCTGATCTACTTCCGCAAGGACATCATGCGGATCGTGTCCGCCTGGTGCCGGTCGCTGACGAACAAGTCGATGCGCTCCGATCACGACGCTCAGATGGGCTGGTTGGTGATCGTCGGCTCGATCCCGATCGGTGTGCTGGGCGTGACGCTCAAGGACCAGATCGAGGGTCCGTTCCGTGATCTGCGCCTGATCGCCACCACGCTGATCGTGATGGGCATCGTGCTGGGCATCGCCGACCGGCTGGCGGCGCGCGACGAGGCCGGCGGCCGGCACCGGGCGATCCGGGAGCGCAAGACGCTCAAGGAACTGGGTGTCAAGGACGGTCTGATCTTCGGCGTCTGCCAGGCGATGGCGCTGATCCCGGGCGTCTCCCGGTCGGGGGCGACCATCTCCGGCGGTCTGCTGATGGGCTACACCCGTGAGGCGGCGGCCCGTTACTCCTTCCTGCTGGCGATCCCGGCGGTGCTGGCCTCCGGAGCCTACGAGTTGAAGGACGCGAGCGAGGGGCACGTGTCCTGGGGTCCGACCATCTTCGCCACGGTGATCGCCTTCGTGGTCGGCTACGCCGTCATCGCATGGTTCATGAAGTTCATCACCACGAAGAGCTTCATGCCCTTCGTGATCTACCGGATCCTGCTGGGCATCGTCCTGTTCGTGCTGGTCGGCACGGACGTGCTGAGCCCCCATGCGGGCGAGTCCGGCCACTGA
- a CDS encoding TVP38/TMEM64 family protein, whose translation MPLLLSPWIRLTLLVLLLAAAGVCVVLFEPQRLLSEGWPPGLPVGTAVLLFAGGYGLCTAAFVPRPLLNLGAGAVFGAQFGLVAAVAGTVLGAGLAFGLGRAMGQEALRPLVRGRWLKAADGQLSRHGFRSMLAVRIFPGVPFAAANYCAAVSRCGWLPFLVATAIGTVPNTAAYVVAGGNASSPTSPAFLASFGFIAVSGLLAGTVAWRKRHRLTAGISAQATPVVNGATNGP comes from the coding sequence ATGCCCCTCCTCCTCTCGCCGTGGATCCGGCTGACGCTGCTCGTGCTGCTGCTGGCGGCGGCGGGCGTGTGCGTGGTGCTGTTCGAGCCCCAGCGGCTGCTGTCCGAGGGCTGGCCACCGGGGCTCCCGGTGGGCACGGCGGTGCTGCTGTTCGCCGGCGGGTACGGGCTGTGTACGGCGGCCTTCGTGCCCCGGCCCCTGCTGAACCTGGGCGCGGGTGCGGTCTTCGGTGCGCAGTTCGGGCTGGTGGCGGCGGTCGCGGGGACGGTGCTCGGGGCCGGACTGGCCTTCGGGCTGGGCCGGGCCATGGGGCAGGAGGCGCTCCGGCCGCTGGTGCGCGGCCGGTGGCTGAAGGCGGCGGACGGGCAGCTGAGCCGGCACGGTTTCCGGTCGATGCTGGCGGTGCGGATCTTCCCCGGGGTGCCCTTCGCGGCGGCCAACTACTGTGCCGCGGTCTCCCGGTGCGGATGGCTTCCGTTCCTGGTGGCGACGGCCATCGGTACGGTGCCCAATACGGCGGCCTACGTGGTCGCGGGCGGCAACGCCTCCTCCCCCACCTCCCCCGCTTTCCTGGCCTCGTTCGGCTTCATCGCCGTATCGGGCCTGCTCGCGGGGACGGTCGCCTGGCGCAAGCGGCACCGGCTGACGGCCGGAATTTCCGCCCAGGCCACCCCAGTGGTCAACGGGGCAACAAACGGGCCCTAG
- a CDS encoding patatin-like phospholipase family protein, with product MGATAEGTTGEGTTGGRTALVLGGGGLTGIGWECGILHGLAEAGVDLFDADLVVGTSAGSVVGAQLTSGLLDPRELYERQLADPAGEAVARLGTATLARYGLAMLRSRNATAYRRRVGALALAADTGEEADRRTVLAARLRSHTWPQRKLLISAVDAVTGELRAFDRDSGAGLVDAVTASCAVPLVWPAVTIGGRRYIDGGIRSSANADLAVGHRRVVILAPMTLGTRLAPSARAQAAGLRKAGAEVVLIHPSEEARRAIGRNVLDPARRAPAARAGLAQAAAHADEVARVWRA from the coding sequence ATGGGCGCGACGGCCGAGGGCACGACGGGCGAGGGCACCACGGGCGGCCGGACCGCACTGGTGCTGGGCGGCGGCGGGCTGACCGGGATCGGCTGGGAATGCGGCATCCTGCACGGCCTGGCCGAAGCCGGGGTGGACCTCTTCGACGCCGACCTCGTCGTCGGCACCTCCGCCGGCTCCGTGGTCGGGGCCCAGCTCACCTCCGGGCTGCTCGACCCCCGGGAACTGTACGAACGCCAGCTCGCCGACCCCGCCGGGGAGGCCGTGGCCCGGCTGGGCACCGCCACCCTGGCCCGCTACGGCCTGGCGATGCTGCGCTCCCGCAATGCCACCGCCTACCGGCGGCGGGTCGGCGCCCTGGCCCTCGCGGCGGACACCGGGGAGGAAGCGGACCGGCGTACCGTGCTGGCCGCCCGCCTGCGCTCGCATACCTGGCCGCAGCGGAAACTGCTGATCAGCGCGGTGGACGCGGTCACCGGCGAGCTCAGGGCCTTCGACCGGGACAGCGGGGCCGGGCTGGTCGACGCGGTCACCGCCAGCTGCGCGGTACCGCTGGTGTGGCCGGCCGTGACCATCGGCGGTCGCCGCTACATCGACGGCGGCATCCGCTCCAGCGCCAATGCGGACCTCGCGGTGGGGCACCGCCGCGTCGTGATCCTGGCACCGATGACCCTGGGCACCCGGCTGGCCCCCTCGGCCCGGGCACAGGCGGCCGGGCTGCGGAAGGCCGGCGCGGAGGTCGTGCTGATCCACCCCTCGGAGGAGGCCCGCAGGGCCATCGGCCGCAATGTGCTCGACCCGGCGCGCCGGGCCCCGGCGGCCCGGGCCGGGCTGGCCCAGGCCGCCGCGCACGCGGACGAGGTGGCCCGGGTCTGGCGGGCCTGA
- a CDS encoding spermidine synthase, translated as MPDVDRDRAWLLTVDGAPQSYVDLDDPEHLEFEYVRRLAHVLDCAAEPGAALDLVHLGGGALTLPRYAAATRPGSRQQVVEFDAALLELVTEHLPVPAEAGLTLYPADARAWLEQAPAADADVLVADVFGGSRVPAQLASVEYAREVARVLRPGGLYAANLADGAPFGFLRAQLANFRSVFAELALIAEPAVLRGRRFGNAVLLASDAELPVEALSRRCAADAFPARVVAGPALAKLIGSAVQVPDREAAPSPPPPSGAFSLS; from the coding sequence ATGCCGGACGTCGACCGGGACCGGGCATGGCTGCTGACCGTGGACGGGGCACCGCAGTCGTATGTGGACCTCGACGATCCGGAGCACCTGGAGTTCGAGTACGTACGGCGCCTCGCGCACGTCCTGGACTGCGCGGCGGAGCCGGGCGCGGCGCTGGACCTGGTTCACCTGGGCGGCGGCGCACTGACCCTGCCGCGCTATGCCGCGGCGACCCGGCCCGGCTCGCGTCAGCAGGTGGTCGAGTTCGACGCCGCGCTGCTGGAGCTGGTCACCGAGCACCTGCCGGTGCCGGCGGAGGCGGGGCTGACCCTGTACCCGGCCGATGCCAGGGCCTGGCTGGAGCAGGCGCCGGCGGCCGACGCGGATGTGCTGGTCGCCGATGTGTTCGGCGGCTCGCGGGTGCCGGCCCAGCTGGCCTCGGTGGAGTACGCGCGGGAGGTGGCGCGGGTGCTGCGGCCCGGCGGGCTGTACGCGGCGAACCTCGCCGACGGGGCGCCGTTCGGTTTCCTGCGGGCCCAACTGGCGAACTTCCGGTCGGTGTTCGCGGAGCTGGCGCTGATCGCGGAACCGGCGGTGCTGCGCGGGCGGCGGTTCGGGAACGCGGTGCTGCTGGCCTCGGACGCGGAGCTTCCGGTCGAGGCCCTGTCCCGGCGGTGCGCGGCCGACGCCTTTCCCGCCCGGGTGGTGGCGGGCCCGGCCCTGGCGAAGCTCATCGGCTCCGCCGTCCAGGTCCCCGACCGCGAGGCGGCGCCTTCCCCGCCACCGCCGTCCGGCGCGTTCTCCCTGAGCTGA